Below is a window of Mycolicibacterium rhodesiae NBB3 DNA.
CGGATCATTCCGTGTCAACTGCCATGGCTGCTGGATCCCGAAGTCGGCGCGAAGATGATCTACGAGAACGCCGAGCGTGGATTTCACGCGGTGTCCTTCAGTGAGAACCCGGCGATGCTCGGGCTGCCGACCATCCACTCCGGCTACTGGGAGCCGCTGATGGCGGCGTGTGCGGATACCGGCACCGTGGTGAATCTGCACATCGGGTCATCGGGTACGTCGCCGTCCACCACCGCGGACGCGCCGCCCGATGTCCAGGGCGTGCTCTTCTTCGCCTACGCGATCTCTGCGGCGGTCGACTGGCTGTATTCCGGTCTCTGCACGAGACATCCTGATCTGAAGATCTGTCTCTCCGAAGGCGGCATCGGGTGGGTGGCGGGCCTGCTCGACAGGCTCGACCACATGCTGAGCTACCACGAGATGTACGGGACGTGGAAGGCGCTCGGTGAGACCCTCACGCCCGCGGAGGTCTTCAAACGCAACTTCTGGTTCTGCGCGGTGGAGGATCAGTCGTCGTTCGTTCAGCACGAACGAATCGGCACGGAGAACATCCTGCTCGAGGCCGACTATCCGCACTGCGACTCCACGTGGCCGCACACCCAGGCCACGATCCACGAGCAGATCTCCGGCCTCGAAGAATCGGTCATCAGAAAGGTCACATGGGAGAACGCGGCTCGGCTCTATCA
It encodes the following:
- a CDS encoding amidohydrolase family protein → MTSIDDMAANLNFTTAKTGADRTVTFLPEPERAERRYTVISVDDHIVEPPDTFEGRVPARFADRAPRVVDTDDGGQTWIYDGHSLPNVGFNAVVGRPVSEYGFEPARFDEMRRGAWDIHARVKDMDLNGVYASLNFPSFLPGFAGQRLQQVTDDRDLAMASVRAWNDWHLEAWAGAYPDRIIPCQLPWLLDPEVGAKMIYENAERGFHAVSFSENPAMLGLPTIHSGYWEPLMAACADTGTVVNLHIGSSGTSPSTTADAPPDVQGVLFFAYAISAAVDWLYSGLCTRHPDLKICLSEGGIGWVAGLLDRLDHMLSYHEMYGTWKALGETLTPAEVFKRNFWFCAVEDQSSFVQHERIGTENILLEADYPHCDSTWPHTQATIHEQISGLEESVIRKVTWENAARLYQHPVPIAVQDDPNAY